One Halobacterium sp. DL1 DNA window includes the following coding sequences:
- a CDS encoding Tat pathway signal protein, with protein MHSDECGIPRRAFLKSAVAIGGASALAACVDRESEVSVPTGTDDPASLPARQHAWNDYAARDDAGNVLPPRHHVLLHLDYDGSEPTADDRRTLEDALRSLERAYEWSNEGLLFTLGYSPAYFESLGGSPADVDLPEPRALSELEDPEFDTPDAILHFASDHAQVVLAAEEGMRGNREALNDGPVDATLTDAFSVADRRTGFVGEGLPADNQDTGGVPDSKPVDEDAPLYMGFKSDFEKSQATEDRVTIQSGPFAGGTTQHVSHIDLNLQQWYEQDGREERVAKMFCPAHADSGAVEGTGENLGDSPQLDDCADPLEDAQQRGVVGHGQKLQSVREDGRPIILRRDFDSTDFDHAGTHFLALQRELSDFVTTRDAMNATDITDQSAVGRRTNNGIRQYLSVTHRGNYLLPPRGKRTLPTPEGGDA; from the coding sequence ATGCACTCCGACGAGTGCGGTATCCCCCGCCGCGCGTTCCTCAAGTCGGCAGTCGCCATCGGCGGCGCGAGCGCGCTGGCGGCCTGCGTGGACCGCGAGAGCGAGGTCTCTGTCCCGACCGGCACCGACGACCCCGCGTCCCTGCCCGCACGCCAGCACGCGTGGAACGACTACGCCGCCCGCGACGACGCCGGCAACGTCCTGCCGCCTCGCCACCACGTCCTCCTCCACCTCGACTACGACGGCTCCGAACCGACGGCCGACGACCGCCGGACACTCGAGGACGCGCTCCGCTCGCTGGAGCGCGCCTACGAGTGGTCGAACGAGGGCCTGCTGTTCACGCTCGGCTACTCGCCCGCGTACTTCGAGTCACTCGGCGGGTCGCCCGCTGACGTAGACCTGCCAGAACCACGCGCCCTCTCGGAACTCGAAGACCCCGAGTTCGACACTCCTGACGCAATCCTCCACTTCGCGAGCGACCACGCGCAGGTCGTCCTCGCGGCCGAGGAGGGGATGCGCGGGAACCGCGAGGCGCTCAACGACGGACCGGTCGACGCCACGCTGACCGACGCGTTCTCGGTAGCCGACCGTCGAACCGGCTTCGTCGGCGAGGGTCTCCCGGCCGACAACCAGGACACGGGCGGCGTCCCGGACTCGAAACCGGTCGACGAGGACGCCCCGCTGTACATGGGGTTCAAATCCGACTTCGAGAAGAGCCAGGCGACCGAGGACCGCGTCACGATTCAGTCCGGTCCGTTCGCGGGCGGCACCACCCAGCACGTCTCCCACATCGACCTGAACCTCCAGCAGTGGTACGAGCAGGACGGCCGCGAGGAGCGCGTCGCGAAGATGTTCTGTCCGGCCCACGCCGACTCGGGCGCCGTCGAGGGGACCGGCGAGAATCTCGGAGATAGCCCCCAGCTAGACGACTGTGCGGACCCTCTGGAGGACGCCCAGCAGCGCGGCGTCGTCGGCCACGGCCAGAAACTCCAGTCCGTGCGCGAGGACGGCCGCCCCATCATCCTCCGGCGGGACTTCGACTCCACGGACTTCGACCACGCGGGCACCCACTTCCTCGCCCTCCAGCGAGAGCTATCGGACTTCGTCACCACCAGAGACGCCATGAACGCCACGGACATCACGGACCAGTCGGCAGTCGGACGGCGCACGAACAACGGCATCAGGCAGTATCTCTCGGTGACCCACCGCGGGAACTACCTGCTGCCGCCGCGCGGGAAGCGCACGCTCCCCACTCCGGAGGGCGGCGATGCGTAG
- a CDS encoding transcriptional regulator encodes MTAVRERVRDHVAANPGVHFNAVVRQLDLAPGQVQHHVRSLRDDGALAVDGFYGRTHYFPPETPEWERAALALARRETARDVLLCLLDTCPSSPSDVAERVGVARSTLEHHVSNFVECGVVEKRRDARNRVTLALTRPEDTVRVLDAVQPSVPERFVDRFERLVDDLLD; translated from the coding sequence GTGACGGCCGTCCGCGAGCGCGTCCGCGACCACGTCGCCGCGAACCCCGGCGTCCACTTCAACGCCGTCGTGCGACAACTCGACCTCGCGCCCGGGCAGGTCCAGCACCACGTGCGCAGCCTCCGCGACGACGGCGCGCTCGCCGTCGACGGGTTCTACGGCCGTACGCACTACTTCCCGCCGGAGACGCCCGAGTGGGAGCGCGCGGCGCTCGCGCTCGCCCGCCGCGAGACGGCCCGCGACGTCCTCCTCTGCCTGCTGGACACGTGCCCGTCGTCGCCGAGTGACGTGGCCGAACGCGTCGGAGTCGCCCGGAGCACCCTCGAACACCACGTCTCGAATTTCGTCGAGTGCGGCGTCGTGGAGAAGCGCCGCGACGCCCGCAACCGCGTGACGCTCGCACTCACGCGGCCTGAGGATACGGTTCGCGTGCTCGACGCGGTCCAGCCGTCGGTTCCGGAGCGCTTCGTCGACCGCTTCGAGCGCCTCGTCGACGACCTACTGGACTGA
- a CDS encoding cystathionine beta-lyase encodes MDDRPRIETRAVGHGEDPGATLRGDVVSPIHLASTFALPELDTNLSLEDVDPAEGQFLYSRLNNPTRHALEQRLASLEGGEHGFAFSSGTSAIATAVMASVEPGDHVVAFDDLYAGTRRLLETLFRDRLGVDVSFVDATDPDNVADAVRPETTLLWMETPTNPLLKLCDVRAIADIAQDADARLGVDNTFLSPYFQTPLDLGADVVAHSTTKYLNGHSDSVGGALVTDDESFADDVAFLQQVGLGNVLSPFDAYLVLRGTKTLAPRMRDHEANALAIAEYLESHDAVSAVHYPGLESHPQHELAREQTAGYGGILSFELDGDFADAKRFLEALEEFALAVSVGGVESLAELPAGMTHEPIPKAERDSQGITDSLIRISVGIEHVDDLVADLDRGFAAMRGQPVDQ; translated from the coding sequence ATGGACGACCGCCCCCGCATCGAGACCCGCGCAGTCGGTCACGGAGAAGACCCCGGAGCGACGCTCCGTGGCGACGTCGTCTCCCCCATCCACCTCGCGTCCACGTTCGCCCTCCCGGAACTCGACACCAACCTCAGTCTGGAGGACGTCGACCCCGCCGAGGGACAGTTCCTCTACTCCCGGCTCAACAATCCGACACGTCACGCCCTGGAGCAGCGCCTCGCCTCCCTGGAGGGCGGTGAGCACGGCTTCGCGTTCTCCTCGGGCACGTCGGCCATCGCCACCGCGGTCATGGCGTCCGTCGAACCCGGCGACCACGTCGTCGCCTTCGACGACCTGTACGCCGGGACTCGGCGCCTCCTCGAGACGTTGTTCCGCGACAGACTGGGCGTCGACGTCTCGTTCGTGGACGCCACCGACCCCGACAACGTCGCCGACGCGGTCCGCCCCGAGACGACGCTGCTCTGGATGGAGACGCCCACCAACCCGCTGCTGAAGCTCTGTGACGTCCGGGCCATCGCCGACATCGCCCAGGACGCAGACGCCCGCCTCGGCGTCGACAACACGTTCCTCAGCCCGTACTTCCAGACCCCACTCGACCTCGGCGCGGACGTCGTCGCCCACTCCACGACGAAGTACCTCAACGGCCACAGCGACTCCGTCGGCGGGGCTCTCGTCACCGACGACGAGTCGTTCGCCGACGACGTGGCGTTCCTCCAGCAGGTGGGTCTCGGCAACGTGCTCTCGCCGTTCGACGCCTACCTCGTGTTGCGCGGCACCAAGACGCTCGCACCCCGGATGCGCGACCACGAGGCGAACGCGCTCGCCATCGCGGAGTACCTGGAGTCTCACGACGCGGTCAGCGCGGTCCACTACCCCGGACTGGAGAGCCACCCGCAGCACGAACTCGCTCGCGAGCAGACCGCCGGCTACGGCGGCATCCTCTCCTTCGAACTCGACGGCGACTTCGCGGACGCGAAGCGGTTCCTGGAGGCCCTCGAGGAGTTCGCGCTCGCGGTCAGCGTCGGCGGCGTCGAGTCTCTCGCCGAACTCCCCGCGGGGATGACCCACGAACCGATTCCCAAGGCCGAGCGGGATTCCCAGGGCATCACCGACTCGCTGATACGGATCTCCGTCGGGATCGAGCACGTCGACGACCTCGTCGCGGACCTCGACCGCGGCTTCGCGGCGATGCGCGGCCAGCCAGTGGACCAGTAG
- a CDS encoding histidine kinase: MDDIFVGQLMSDDLHTVSKDTLVADAADLMLEHGIGSLIVVDEEDHLEGILTTTDFVDIVAKSKPKAETTVERYMTTGVVTASVQDSIRDVADAMVEHGFHHMPVLDDDTVIGIITTKDLTSYISTVQTPSPA, encoded by the coding sequence ATGGACGATATTTTCGTCGGCCAGCTGATGTCGGACGACCTCCACACGGTCTCGAAGGACACGCTCGTCGCGGACGCGGCGGACCTGATGCTCGAACACGGCATCGGCTCGCTCATCGTCGTCGACGAAGAGGACCACCTCGAGGGAATCCTCACGACCACGGACTTCGTCGACATCGTCGCGAAGAGCAAGCCGAAGGCCGAGACGACCGTCGAGCGCTACATGACCACGGGCGTCGTCACCGCGAGCGTACAGGACTCCATTCGAGACGTCGCGGACGCGATGGTCGAGCACGGGTTCCACCACATGCCGGTCCTCGACGACGACACCGTCATCGGCATCATCACCACCAAGGACCTCACCTCGTACATCTCCACGGTCCAGACGCCGAGCCCCGCCTGA